One window of the Colletotrichum destructivum chromosome 4, complete sequence genome contains the following:
- a CDS encoding Putative transcription factor Spt20, spt20-like, SEP domain-containing protein: MAPVVTAVHPPSVASKVKRPVPPGIQTNGASSARSSPSPSMSTKKPPNAATANGVNPQSARPTNRTRREPSTQAGRISRNSVGLRSASLAADMASVQFVEPPPYIVTDEYILKKYSGNPPSLVVHMHPTHFRFDQQDGIFPYKSPMRLFLEHLRMRTVPHDLLEYFSQAGVPFYEGCLIVQVHDHKSVAQTKDIQRPTSASSKVVPSSIHNHNPYIVPSPYVPYPKESTGSHPDGPAANQEDTKPKTAEEKDKASMPAPSLPGEGQKNRGPQKSKTFTVVLHPTPESLQADLQIKAATPHGVVDARGNADGMVPPSTPISMVPPTPTAGSMPPPAKKLKRERMELDGSNIHIAESQILLATNARLFLEPTRDAEETMTLLDLLAHPKHSDSPPQPKTRKRTVAEMAADEAAAADQERYMLTLDERLSSAANGAQGGASGADKEGPAVVSTFEPRFERFKVIADIKREHDERKEQEKVKAAEAERKLAQEKQKQLQEQQAVIAAQRQAEAEKMRREHQMAQEIKARQEQQQQREQQRRVMAAQAAASQAAQTSQNAAANMAQQQQANGAMPNGTSGVVASGVPAQAQSRLAQVSQPTVSSPIVRQGTPHSMSSPMPGAVPMQQSNSQMANSPPRPPSAVPGHPANVGGVPMSHSMSARASQQSHQAGTPRMHHGTPTMQGTPGSRPAVAVTPRMNQASPPPNMMASNSQMGQHMMMGTPGSMPQAVHNPNLIAAQVAQQQRAIQQQQMAAAMQNGMGNMMNGNMNAQQMTPQQQQQYMQQQMQHRMMMQQQQQQQQQQQQQQQQQQRGNMGNMGNMMNQQLAQRYAQQLSQMGANQMNGGQMTPQMQAQLQAQIQAQMGNPMQRQMGAGQNMMNGQNMNMQAMMQMQQQQAMNNNSALANQVKIQGQAIYNKQISVLAAKWGGAVENIPPDQMDSFKRSCMIEAKTQIQAVLAQRRAQQVVLQQQHLQQHQQQQQMQGMGGMMGPHGM, encoded by the exons ATGGCGCCGGTCGTGACAGCGGTCCATCCGCCTTCTGTCGCGTCCAAAGTCAAGCGTCCTGTGCCCCCCGGCATCCAGACCAATGGAGCAAGCTCTGCCCgatcatcgccatcaccatcgatGTCGACCAAGAAGCCTCCGAATGCTGCGACGGCGAACGGTGTGAACCCTCAATCGGCGCGACCCACAAATCGCACCCGTCGCGAGCCTTCAACCCAGGCCGGTCGCATCTCTAGGAACAGCGTAGGATTGCGGTCAGCGTCGCTCGCGGCTGATATGGCTTCCGTCCAGTTTGtagagccgccgccgtaca TCGTGACCGACGAATATATCCTGAAGAAGTACTCGGGCAACCCTCCGTCTCTGGTAGTTCACATGCACCCGACCCATTTTCGGTTCGACCAGCAGGATGGCATCTTTCCATACAAGTCTCCTATGCGGCTCTTTCTGGAGCACCTGCGCATGCGAACTGTTCCTCACGACCTCCTCGAATACTTCTCCCAGGCCGGCGTGCCTTTCTACGAGGGCTGCCTGATCGTCCAGGTGCATGACCACAAGTCGGTGGCACAGACCAAGGACATCCAGCGACCGACTTCGGCATCGAGCAAAGTGGTACCCTCGTCCATCCATAACCACAACCCATATATCGTGCCTTCGCCGTATGTGCCTTATCCCAAAGAGTCGACAGGGTCCCACCCAGATGGTCCGGCCGCAAACCAAGAGGACACGaagccgaagacggcggaggagaaggacaaAGCAAGCATGCCAGCCCCGAGCTTGCCAGGTGAGGGGCAGAAGAACAGAGGCCCCCAAAAGTCAAAGACATTTACAGTGGTTCTGCACCCTACGCCTGAAAGCCTGCAGGCTGATCTGCAGATTAAGGCTGCGACTCCCCACGGCGTAGTCGACGCGCGTGGTAATGCTGATGGCATGGTACCTCCTTCCACCCCGATATCGATGGTCCCACCTACTCCTACCGCGGGTAGCATGCCCCCTCCCGCCAAGAAGCTGAAGCGTGAGCGTATGGAGCTCGATGGAAGCAACATTCACATTGCAGAGTCGCAGATCCTCCTTGCCACCAACGCTCGACTGTTTTTAGAGCCGACGAGGGACGCGGAAGAGACGATGAcccttctcgaccttctcGCCCATCCCAAGCACTCGGACTCGCCTCCTCAGCCcaagacgaggaagagaacGGTGGCGGAGATGGctgccgacgaggccgctgcGGCCGACCAAGAAAGATACATGCTTACCTTGGACGAGCGTCTTTCTTCTGCCGCCAACGGCGCACAAGGCGGAGCCAGCGGAGCCGACAAGGAAGGCCCAGCCGTGGTTTCCACCTTTGAGCCAAGGTTCGAGCGCTTTAAGGTGATCGCTGATATCAAGAGGGAGCACGACGAGAGAAAAGAACAGGAAAAGgtcaaggcggccgaggccgagcgcAAACTCGCgcaggagaagcagaagcagttGCAAGAACAACAAGCTGTCATCGCGGCCCAACGGCAAGCAGAAGCGGAGAAGATGCGGCGCGAGCATCAAATGGCACAAGAAATCAAGGCTCGCCAggagcagcaacaacagaggGAGCAACAGAGACGGGTTATGGCCGCACAAGCCGCTGCAAGCCAGGCTGCCCAGACCAGCCAGAACGCGGCGGCAAATATGgcacaacaacaacaggcGAACGGTGCCATGCCCAATGGCACATCTGGCGTTGTTGCAAGCGGCGTACCAGCCCAGGCGCAGTCTCGCTTGGCTCAAGTCTCTCAGCCCACGGTGTCGTCGCCCATTGTTCGCCAAGGGACGCCTCACAGCATGTCTTCCCCCATGCCTGGCGCTGTGCCCATGCAGCAGTCCAACTCCCAAATGGCCAACAGCCCTCCACGCCCTCCGTCCGCAGTTCCCGGCCACCCAGCCAACGTTGGCGGCGTTCCCATGTCTCACAGCATGTCAGCCCGCGCAAGCCAACAGAGCCACCAGGCCGGCACGCCACGCATGCATCATGGAACACCTACTATGCAGGGAACACCAGGCTCACGTCCGGCCGTGGCGGTTACTCCTCGCATGAACCAGGCTAGCCCGCCGCCCAACATGATGGCATCGAACTCTCAGATGGGTCAGCACATGATGATGGGCACCCCGGGATCCATGCCTCAGGCCGTGCATAACCCCAATCTGATCGCAGCGCAGGTCGCCCAACAACAACGAGCTattcagcagcagcagatggcGGCGGCTATGCAAAACGGCATGGGCAACATGATGAACGGCAACATGAACGCGCAACAGATGAcaccgcagcagcagcagcagtacatgcagcagcagatgcagCATAGAATGatgatgcagcagcagcagcaacaacaacagcaacaacagcagcagcagcagcagcagcagcgcggTAACATGGGCAACATGGGCAACATGATGAACCAGCAACTGGCGCAGCGGTACGCCCAGCAACTCAGCCAAATGGGCGCCAACCAGATGAATGGCGGGCAGATGACGCCGCAAATGCAAGCTCAGCTCCAGGCGCAGATCCAGGCGCAGATGGGCAACCCGATGCAGCGTCAGATGGGCGCAGGTCAGAACATGATGAACGGCCAAAACATGAACATGCAGGCcatgatgcagatgcagcagcagcaggcgaTGAACAATAACAGTGCTCTCGCCAACCAGGTTAAGATCCAGGGACAGGCGATATACAACAAACAGATCTCCGTTCTGGCTGCCAAGTGGGGTGGCGCGGTTGAGAACATTCCGCCCGACCAGATGGATTCGTTCAAGAGAAGCTGTATGATCGAGGCTAAGACCCAGATACAGGCCGTTCTTGCACAACGCAGGGCTCAGCAGGTGGTGTTGCAGCAACAGCACCTCCAACAAcaccagcaacaacagcagatGCAAGGCATGGGCGGTATGATGGGTCCCCACGGAATGTAG
- a CDS encoding Putative Zinc finger C2H2-type, which produces MMSHQHLWQQEHDHSIESIMDSFAPEASFSFDGSVSCGTTTPSFSAASSVYDPNGPFTPRSGRSTPHDHHSSIDFDSSFSSQSSFSFDHGPAQENKGYFHKPEKVEIQMPMQFAPTVPLTPSRRQSSAYAMEHLDYNMMLHVTLNSHCMPAMSSPHHQHQQQSQQQQQPQQHHHQHHHAEQYSLPQDLSSSPFVMPTPHRGPANSTPSNAHIWSCSSESPIMMFGNDSTPSTSPLHSMTGGNVKRETTHSPSPLQSPPSAAAYRQDPRRKLFAEVQRKTLALQKNQNDMEALRQLRSIQVNQDGSVLDCGSVKVRHVAPRREKCNYPDCTKTFKRKEHLKRHFKATHEKEVELYTCPATNCNHVFKERRDNFVSHLLLHKQGKSSRTPYNERAAKLYDEMCLQSKSRKRVKTSTSSSPSSTSSNKN; this is translated from the exons ATGATGTCGCACCAGCACCTCTGGCAACAGGAGCATGACCACTCCATTGAAAGCATCATGGACTCCTTCGCTCCTGAAGCCAGCTTCAGCTTCGACGGCTCCGTCAGCTGCGGCACCACAACaccgagcttctcggccgcctcgtccgtctACGACCCCAACGGGCCCTTCACTCCTCGCTCTGGTCGTTCAACACCTCACGACCATCACTCCAGCATCGACTTCGactcttccttctcttcccagagctccttctccttcgaccATGGCCCTGCACAAGAGAACAAGGGCTACTTTCACAAGCCCGAAAAGGTCGAGATCCAGATGCCCATGCAGTTCGCCCCAACTGTTCCCCTtacgccgtcgaggagacaGAGCTCGGCCTACGCCATGGAGCACCTCGACTACAACATGATGCTTCACGTCACCCTCAACTCCCATTGCATGCCCGCCATGTCCTCGccccaccaccaacaccagcagcaaagccagcagcaacagcaaccgcagcaacatcaccaccagcaTCATCACGCCGAGCAGTACTCCTTGCCGCAGGACCTCAGCTCGTCGCCGTTCGTGATGCCCACACCTCACCGCGGCCCCGCGAACTCCACCCCCAGCAACGCACACATCTGGTCCTGCAGCAGCGAAAGTCCCATCATGATGTTCGGGAATGATTCCACACCCTCAACCTCCCCTCTCCACTCCATGaccggcggcaacgtcaaGCGCGAGACCACCCACTCCCCCTCGCCCCTCCAGTCGCCCCCCTCGGCTGCCGCGTATCGCCAGGACCCCAGACGCAAGCTCTTCGCCGAGGTCCAGCGAAAGACGCTCGCCCTCCAGAAGAACCAGAACGATATGGAGGCATTGAGACAGCTCAGGTCGATCCAAGTCAACCAGGACGGCTCCGTCCTTGACTGCGGCTCCGTCAAGGTGCGCCACGTcgcgccgaggagggagaagtgCAATTATCCCGACTGCACCAAGACGTTCAAGAGAAAGGAGCACCTCAAGCGTCATTTCAAAGC AACCCACGAGAAGGAGGTTGAGTTGTACACGTGCCCAGCCACGAACTGCAACCATGTGTTCAAGGAACGCCGCGACAACTTCGTCTCTCACCTGCTCCTCCACAAGCAGGGCAAGAGCAGCAGGACGCCCTACAATGAGAGGGCTGCCAAGCTGTACGACGAGATGTGCCTGCAGAGCAAGAGCCGCAAGCGCGTCAAGACGAGCACCAGCTCGAGCCCCAGCAGTACCTCCAGCAACAAGAACTGA
- a CDS encoding Putative nucleotide-diphospho-sugar transferase produces MPHAVSMPSPGLQALILCGPGSSFPTFTSNPDENPKALLPIANRPMVWYPVDFCYRMGITNITLICPASAGEAITTALNTNPYLTALPLPRPDILAPKDLDQTTGTAEILRLPEVKEIVTSDFIVLPCDLICEIAGEKLLQAWMVKGASMSDLLNAPKFSTGTSNPFSGGLGVWYETKTATPVKGEETDFIAVTPSTPSHVSPPKGSLLPHLSNLVYSMPTDSLKDLTEERKGLPIRHGLMRSHPRLRMLTTHRDAHLYILPRWIMDFVDKNDRLENIGEDVIGWWAKAGWQAGLAEKLHLDEVLRKDDDEDDDDSLQESTSSPQDEDPEELRPYRGTEDGRYADSRHSDDAKAHGAETSVPPMLAYVHPSQPDAPIIRRVDTAQLLLNVSLQLAKVPSVEETGADAASPFAHAKKVAYPEGVKGRTTITKADSLVGENVTVEEKVSVKESVVGAGCQLNEGAKLSQCLLMEGAVVGKNCKLTRCILGKRCVIGDNSVLTNVEVQENLLVEAKTEEKDTKLMSSDGLEATEEEMQGVLEDMDNEIMAQNEEAVE; encoded by the exons ATGCCCCACGCTGTGTCGATGCCCTCACCGGGCCTTCAGGCTCTGATCCTTTGTGGTCCCGGGTCGTCGTTTCCGACCTTCACCTCGAACCCCGATGAGAACCCCAAGGCCCTCTTGCCGATCGCTAATAGGCCTATGGTCTGGTACCCCGTGGACTTCTGCTACCGCATGGGCATCACCA ACATCACTCTGATCTGTCCCGCCTCTGCTGGGGAAGCCATCACCACTGCCCTCAACACAAATCCGTACTTGACGGCACTTCCCCTCCCCAGGCCAGACATTCTCGCCCCCAAGGACCTGGACCAGACCACGGGCACGGCTGAGATTCTTCGTCTTCCTGAGGTCAAAGAAATCGTTACTTCCGATTTCATCGTGCTCCCCTGTGATCTCATCTGTGAGATTGCCGGCGAAAAGCTGCTGCAAGCATGGATGGTGAAGGGCGCTAGCATGTCGGATCTCCTTAACGCACCAAAGTTCTCAACAGGCACTTCGAACCCATTCAGTGGTGGACTCGGCGTTTGGTACGAGACCAAGACTGCGACGCCCGTCAAAGGAGAGGAGACGGACTTCATTGCCGTCACTCCGTCGACCCCATCCCACGTCTCGCCCCCCAAAGGATCGTTGCTGCCACACCTCTCGAACCTCGTCTACTCCATGCCTACGGACTCTCTCAAGGATCTCACtgaagagagaaaaggtCTTCCTATCCGTCACGGTCTCATGAGGAGCCACCCACGGCTGAGAATGCTCACCACCCACCGAGACGCCCACTTGTACATCCTGCCGAGATGGATCATGGATTTTGTCGACAAGAACGATCGCCTGGAGAACATTGGCGAGGACGTCATCGGCTGGTGGGCCAAAGCTGGCTGGCAGGCAGGCCTCGCCGAGAAACTCCATCTGGACGAGGTCCTGcgcaaggacgacgacgaggacgacgacgattcCCTGCAGGAGAGCACATCATCGCCACAGGACGAAGACCCCGAAGAACTTCGACCGTATCGAGGCACGGAAGACGGCAGATATGCCGACTCTCGGCACTCGGACGACGCGAAAGCCCACGGAGCGGAGACCAGCGTGCCTCCGATGCTAGCCTACGTGCACCCTTCTCAGCCCGACGCACCCATCATCAGGCGCGTAGATACAGCCCAGCTCCTTCTGAACGTGTCATTACAGCTGGCCAAGGTGCCATCGgtggaggagacgggcgcTGATGCGGCGTCCCCCTTTGCCCACGCCAAGAAGGTGGCATACCCAGAGGGTGTCAAGGGTCGTACAACAATCACCAAGGCCGACAGCCTTGTCGGCGAAAACGTCACGGTGGAGGAAAAGGTCTCCGTCAAGGagtccgtcgtcggcgccggttGCCAGCTAAACGAGGGAGCTAAGCTGTCCCAGTGCCTGCTGATGGAGGGTGCCGTGGTAGGCAAGAATTGCAAGCTCACGAGATGCATCCTCGGCAAGAGATGTGTCATTGGGGATAACTCGGTCTTGACAAACGTCGAGGTCCAAGAGAACCTGCTTGTCGAAGCCAAGA ccgaggagaaggacacGAAGCTGATGAGCTCTGACGGTTTGGAAGCCACCGAAGAGGAGATGCAGGGAGTACTGGAAGACATGGACAACGAGATCATGGCCCAGAACGAGGAGGCGGTAGAATAA